One Mycolicibacterium goodii genomic region harbors:
- the adh gene encoding aldehyde dehydrogenase has translation MTVYARPGAEGALMSFQARYDNYIGGEWVAPVEGRYFENPTPVTGQVFCEVARSSEADIEKALDAAHAAAPAWGKTAPAERALILNRIADRMEQNLESIALAESWDNGKPIRETLNADIPLAIDHFRYFAGVLRAQEGSLSQIDEDTVAYHFHEPLGVVGQIIPWNFPILMAVWKLAPALAAGNAVVLKPAEQTPASVLYLISIIGDLLPAGVVNIVNGFGVEAGKPLASSNRIAKIAFTGETTTGRLIMQYASQNLIPVTLELGGKSPNIFFNNVLAQADDYQDKALEGFTMFALNQGEVCTCPSRSLIQSGIFDEFLELAAIRTKAVRQGDPLDTETMIGAQASNDQLEKILSYIEIGKSEGAKLITGGERAQLGGDLNGGYYVAPTIFTGNNKMRIFQEEIFGPVVAVTSFSDYDDAISIANDTLYGLGAGVWSRDGNIAYRAGRDIKAGRVWTNCYHQYPAHAAFGGYKQSGIGRENHKMMLDHYQQTKNLLVSYSNKAQGFF, from the coding sequence ATGACTGTTTACGCACGTCCGGGCGCTGAGGGCGCCCTGATGTCGTTCCAGGCCCGCTACGACAACTACATCGGCGGCGAGTGGGTCGCTCCGGTCGAGGGCCGTTACTTCGAGAATCCGACGCCGGTGACGGGCCAGGTGTTCTGCGAGGTGGCCCGCTCCAGCGAGGCCGACATCGAGAAGGCGCTCGACGCCGCGCATGCCGCCGCACCCGCGTGGGGTAAGACCGCTCCGGCCGAGCGTGCGCTGATCCTCAACCGCATCGCCGACCGCATGGAGCAGAACCTCGAATCCATCGCGCTGGCCGAGTCGTGGGACAACGGCAAGCCGATCCGCGAGACGCTCAACGCCGACATCCCGCTGGCGATCGACCACTTCCGCTACTTCGCTGGTGTGCTGCGCGCCCAGGAGGGCTCGCTGTCGCAGATCGACGAGGACACCGTGGCCTACCACTTCCACGAGCCGCTGGGTGTGGTCGGGCAGATCATCCCGTGGAACTTCCCGATCCTGATGGCCGTGTGGAAGCTCGCCCCGGCACTGGCCGCGGGCAACGCCGTCGTCCTCAAGCCCGCCGAGCAGACGCCCGCCTCGGTGCTGTATCTGATCTCGATCATCGGTGACCTGCTGCCCGCTGGTGTCGTCAACATCGTCAACGGGTTCGGTGTGGAGGCCGGCAAGCCGCTGGCGTCGAGCAACCGCATCGCCAAGATCGCGTTCACCGGTGAGACCACCACGGGCCGGCTCATCATGCAGTACGCGTCGCAGAACCTGATCCCGGTCACGTTGGAGCTGGGCGGCAAGAGCCCGAACATCTTCTTCAACAACGTGCTCGCGCAGGCCGACGACTACCAGGACAAGGCGCTCGAGGGCTTCACGATGTTCGCCCTCAACCAGGGCGAGGTGTGCACGTGCCCGTCGCGCTCGCTGATCCAGTCCGGCATCTTCGACGAGTTCCTGGAACTCGCCGCGATCCGCACCAAGGCCGTGCGCCAAGGGGATCCGCTGGACACCGAGACCATGATCGGCGCTCAGGCGTCCAACGATCAGCTCGAGAAGATCCTGTCCTACATCGAGATCGGGAAATCCGAAGGGGCCAAGCTCATCACGGGTGGTGAGCGCGCGCAGCTCGGCGGCGACCTCAACGGCGGCTACTACGTGGCGCCGACGATCTTCACGGGCAACAACAAGATGCGGATCTTCCAGGAGGAGATCTTCGGCCCGGTCGTGGCGGTCACGTCGTTCAGCGACTACGACGACGCGATCTCGATCGCCAACGACACCCTCTACGGCCTGGGTGCCGGTGTGTGGAGCCGCGACGGCAACATCGCCTACCGTGCGGGCCGCGACATCAAGGCCGGCCGAGTGTGGACCAACTGCTACCACCAGTACCCGGCGCACGCCGCGTTCGGTGGGTACAAGCAGTCCGGCATCGGCAGGGAGAACCACAAGATGATGCTCGACCACTACCAGCAGACCAAGAACCTGTTGGTGAGTTACAGCAACAAGGCGCAGGGATTTTTCTGA
- a CDS encoding helix-turn-helix domain-containing protein, translated as MLTRLPSAKVRAIHDLFIEGQVDVDYLGSTPLPRVVVDSWKRSLEIGVDPDRGGRTAAAEAALAELRATHPLAPTLPLIRRLLVDDAVDAGVVVAITAADGTLLWVEGDRLACRKAEAMNFVPGSDWSERSAGTNAPGTALALDREVQIRGSEHFSRVVHPWSCTAVPVHDPATGVLLGAIDLTGGSRVASQQTLALVRATAVAVENHLALLRLTTPVTPTSAERPRLSVLGADRPRWQAPGEDGRPGSTVLTGRHADILVLLSRHPEGLSADHLAILLDDKDLDVVTIRAEMSRLRRVIGAGYIASRPYRLLTPICSDVSDVFDALQSGDVAAALSAYTGALLPQSVSPAIARLRTELTASLREAVLARATCGDLGLLRRWLKLPDGRDDRDGWRMLHDHAEDPVTRAQALGHLAGLDSELA; from the coding sequence GTGCTGACCCGACTACCTTCTGCGAAGGTTCGTGCCATCCACGACCTGTTCATCGAGGGCCAGGTCGATGTGGACTACCTCGGATCGACCCCGCTCCCTCGAGTCGTGGTGGACAGCTGGAAGCGCAGCCTCGAAATCGGCGTCGATCCCGACAGAGGCGGCCGCACCGCCGCCGCCGAGGCCGCACTGGCCGAGTTGCGCGCCACCCATCCGCTGGCTCCGACGTTGCCGCTGATCCGGAGACTGCTGGTCGACGACGCCGTCGACGCGGGCGTCGTCGTCGCGATCACCGCCGCCGACGGCACCCTGCTGTGGGTCGAAGGCGACCGCCTCGCGTGCCGCAAGGCCGAGGCGATGAACTTCGTGCCCGGCTCCGACTGGAGCGAACGCTCCGCGGGCACCAACGCACCCGGGACGGCGCTCGCGCTGGACCGTGAGGTGCAGATCCGAGGATCCGAGCACTTCTCACGCGTCGTGCATCCGTGGAGTTGCACGGCCGTGCCCGTGCACGATCCCGCGACCGGTGTGCTGCTGGGCGCCATCGACCTCACCGGCGGCTCACGCGTCGCCTCGCAGCAGACCCTCGCGCTGGTGCGCGCAACGGCCGTCGCCGTCGAGAACCACCTTGCGCTGCTGCGACTGACCACGCCGGTCACCCCGACCTCGGCCGAACGCCCACGGCTGTCGGTGCTCGGCGCCGACCGGCCGCGCTGGCAGGCCCCTGGCGAGGACGGACGTCCCGGCTCGACCGTGCTGACCGGCCGCCATGCCGACATCCTGGTGCTGCTCAGCCGCCATCCGGAGGGGTTGTCGGCCGACCACCTCGCCATTCTGCTCGACGACAAGGATCTCGACGTCGTGACGATCCGCGCCGAGATGTCCCGGCTGCGCCGCGTCATCGGCGCCGGTTACATCGCGTCGCGCCCGTACCGGCTTCTCACCCCCATCTGCAGCGACGTGTCCGACGTGTTCGATGCGTTGCAGTCCGGCGATGTCGCCGCCGCACTGTCGGCCTACACCGGCGCGCTGCTGCCGCAGTCGGTGTCCCCGGCAATCGCCCGCCTGCGCACCGAACTGACCGCAAGCCTGCGCGAGGCGGTGCTGGCCCGCGCGACCTGCGGCGATCTGGGCCTGCTGCGCCGCTGGTTGAAGCTGCCCGACGGTCGTGACGACCGCGACGGGTGGCGCATGCTGCACGACCACGCGGAGGACCCGGTCACCCGCGCGCAGGCGCTCGGCCACCTGGCCGGGCTCGATTCCGAACTGGCCTGA
- a CDS encoding DEAD/DEAH box helicase, translating to MSAQKTFADLGLPAELVSTLAANGVLTPFPIQAATLPDSLTGRDVLGRGRTGSGKTYAFLLPLVARLAASGTPRLAGKPRAVILAPTRELVTQIEASLAPLAAATGLRSINIFGGVGAGPQIAALRRGVDIVIACPGRLEDHVQSRHADLSSVEITVLDEADHMADLGFLPGVKRLLDRTPKNCQRLLFSATLDAGVDVLVKRYLHDPVVHSVDSAQSPVSAMVHHVLHVDNAARINVVADLAAAPGRTIVFARTKHGAKNLTRQLNSRGISAVELHGNLSQNARTRNLTAFSDGTATVMVATDIAARGIHVDDVSLVVHADPPVEHKAYLHRSGRTARAGNEGTVVTLMLDAQVHDVRNLTRKAGVKPTITRISGLDHPVLREIAPGERVFGEPKRTEPAATPSRPRSTQPRRSRPQGSGRPGRSGHGAQSEGAAAARGGAHRGGRGRRPRRSSESSAR from the coding sequence TTGTCTGCCCAGAAAACCTTCGCCGACCTCGGACTGCCTGCTGAGCTCGTGAGCACGCTCGCCGCGAACGGTGTGCTCACACCGTTCCCCATCCAGGCCGCGACGCTTCCCGACTCACTGACCGGACGCGATGTGCTCGGCCGCGGCCGCACCGGCTCCGGCAAGACCTACGCCTTCCTGTTGCCGCTGGTGGCCCGGCTGGCCGCCAGCGGCACACCCCGCCTCGCCGGTAAGCCGCGCGCGGTCATCCTCGCGCCGACGCGTGAACTGGTCACCCAGATCGAGGCCTCGCTGGCGCCGCTGGCGGCCGCCACCGGCCTGCGGTCGATCAACATCTTCGGCGGCGTGGGCGCCGGACCCCAGATCGCGGCTCTGCGCCGCGGTGTGGACATCGTCATCGCCTGCCCCGGCCGGCTCGAGGATCACGTGCAGTCCCGCCACGCCGATCTGTCGTCGGTGGAGATCACCGTGCTCGACGAGGCCGATCACATGGCCGACCTCGGCTTCCTGCCGGGCGTCAAGCGTCTGCTCGACCGCACGCCCAAGAACTGCCAGCGGCTGCTCTTCTCGGCCACGCTCGACGCGGGCGTCGACGTGCTGGTCAAGCGATACCTGCACGATCCGGTGGTGCACAGCGTGGACTCCGCGCAGTCGCCCGTGTCGGCGATGGTGCACCACGTGCTGCACGTCGACAACGCCGCGCGCATCAACGTCGTGGCCGACCTGGCCGCCGCGCCGGGCCGCACCATCGTGTTCGCCCGCACCAAGCACGGCGCGAAAAACCTGACCCGCCAGCTCAATTCGCGGGGCATCTCCGCCGTGGAACTGCACGGCAACCTGTCGCAGAATGCGCGTACGCGCAACCTGACGGCGTTCTCGGACGGCACCGCCACCGTGATGGTGGCCACCGACATCGCCGCGCGCGGCATCCACGTCGACGACGTGAGCCTCGTGGTGCACGCCGATCCGCCGGTCGAGCACAAGGCGTACCTGCACCGTTCGGGCCGCACCGCACGGGCCGGCAACGAGGGCACCGTGGTGACCCTCATGCTCGACGCCCAGGTGCACGATGTGCGCAACCTGACCCGCAAGGCCGGCGTCAAGCCGACCATCACCCGGATCAGTGGTCTCGATCACCCGGTGCTGCGTGAAATCGCCCCGGGCGAGCGGGTTTTTGGTGAGCCCAAGCGCACCGAGCCCGCAGCGACCCCGAGTCGTCCCCGCTCGACGCAGCCCCGCCGCAGCCGCCCGCAGGGTTCGGGCCGGCCGGGACGTTCAGGCCACGGTGCGCAGTCCGAGGGCGCTGCCGCCGCACGTGGCGGTGCGCACCGCGGTGGACGCGGGCGCCGCCCACGCCGCTCCAGCGAGTCGTCTGCGCGCTAG
- a CDS encoding transposase produces the protein MAGRKRHFAEDIVRKLRRADELAAEGKTGEEIAAELEVSPATLYNWRRSYGGMDTDAAKELKELREQNARLKRLLAEAELEKDALREVAKDAPIDVNC, from the coding sequence ATGGCTGGTCGTAAGCGGCATTTCGCGGAGGATATCGTGCGCAAACTGCGCCGTGCGGATGAGCTGGCCGCTGAAGGGAAGACCGGCGAGGAGATCGCCGCCGAGCTGGAGGTCTCGCCGGCCACGTTGTACAACTGGCGCCGCAGCTACGGCGGGATGGACACCGATGCTGCCAAAGAGCTCAAAGAGCTGCGCGAGCAGAACGCCCGACTGAAGCGGCTACTGGCCGAGGCAGAGTTGGAGAAGGACGCGTTGCGGGAGGTCGCGAAGGACGCTCCTATAGATGTCAATTGCTGA
- a CDS encoding IS110 family transposase, whose amino-acid sequence MGRRSTTIIGGVDTHTATHHAAIIDTRGRLLGNAEFPATSAGYAAMLTWMRSHGKLSQVGVEGTGAYGAGLTRFLHERKVEVLEVPRPDRRLRRQHGKSDPIDAEAAARTVLAGKASGAPKLADGPIEAIRMLRVARGGAVKAKTAAINTLRAMLVTAPDALRRQLHGLSATQLIIACARLRPDLANLSDPVHAAKSALRSLAIRIQHLDIEVDALRKQLDQLTSHVAPTTSAVFGLGPDTVSALLVTIGDNPDRLRSEAAFAHLCGIAPIPASSGKTNRHRLHRGGDRSGNSALHIAAIVRLRHDPRSRAYADRRTTEGMSMPEIIRCQKRYLAREVFRAIRADFAELSN is encoded by the coding sequence ATGGGCCGGCGCAGCACAACCATCATCGGCGGGGTCGACACCCACACCGCAACGCATCACGCAGCTATCATCGACACCCGAGGACGTTTGCTCGGCAATGCCGAATTCCCAGCCACATCAGCTGGTTACGCAGCCATGCTGACCTGGATGCGCAGCCACGGCAAGCTCAGCCAAGTCGGCGTCGAAGGAACTGGTGCCTACGGAGCCGGCCTCACCCGCTTCCTGCACGAGCGGAAAGTGGAGGTACTCGAGGTACCGCGCCCCGACCGCAGACTGCGACGCCAACACGGCAAGAGTGACCCCATCGACGCCGAAGCAGCCGCACGGACCGTGCTGGCGGGCAAAGCAAGCGGAGCACCGAAGCTCGCAGACGGTCCGATTGAAGCAATCCGCATGCTGCGGGTGGCCCGCGGCGGTGCGGTCAAAGCCAAGACCGCCGCAATCAACACCCTGCGCGCCATGCTCGTCACTGCCCCCGACGCCCTACGTAGGCAGCTTCACGGACTGTCCGCCACGCAGCTAATCATTGCCTGCGCACGACTGCGACCCGACCTCGCCAACCTTTCAGATCCCGTCCACGCGGCCAAGTCCGCCCTGCGTTCCCTCGCCATCCGAATCCAGCACCTCGACATCGAAGTAGACGCTCTCCGAAAGCAACTCGATCAACTGACCTCGCACGTCGCTCCAACAACCAGTGCCGTATTCGGCCTCGGGCCGGACACCGTGTCCGCGCTGTTGGTGACCATCGGGGACAACCCTGACCGGCTCCGCAGCGAAGCCGCATTCGCCCACCTCTGCGGCATCGCCCCGATCCCCGCGTCTTCAGGCAAGACCAACCGCCACCGACTCCACCGCGGCGGTGACCGATCCGGCAACAGCGCCCTACACATCGCTGCGATCGTGCGCCTGCGCCATGACCCACGCAGCCGCGCCTACGCCGACCGGCGCACCACCGAAGGCATGTCCATGCCCGAAATCATCCGCTGCCAGAAGCGCTACCTGGCCCGCGAAGTGTTCCGCGCTATCCGAGCTGATTTCGCCGAACTCAGCAATTGA
- a CDS encoding IS3 family transposase: MPMFGCSGERGPDGRQVLTKGTPGGQEYSGSGHRIRVHDHHHWKILSPAAERRAVDMLKETLSMSERLACKAVKLARSTYRRLPLSQTPTVPDAMMRAWLRAYAVKHPCHGFRRAWAALRYDERREVNKKKIHRLWREEGLQIKVHSPCKRAGISSIPPVAADAPNVVWAIDFQFDSTIDGKAIKIASMIDEHTRLSLLHLVERSITGERLVFELEKAFAAAGGPPKVLRMDDGPEMVSQALQRFRENKTGMVYIPPGCPWDNGYIESFNNRLRKECLNRNYWNTLFGARVVTGDFKAEHNTRHRHPALGYLTPAE; this comes from the coding sequence ATGCCCATGTTTGGTTGTTCGGGTGAACGCGGCCCCGATGGTCGACAGGTTCTTACGAAAGGCACACCAGGTGGCCAGGAATATTCCGGGTCAGGCCATCGGATCCGCGTTCACGACCATCATCACTGGAAAATTCTGAGCCCAGCTGCCGAGCGCCGCGCCGTGGACATGCTCAAGGAGACGCTGAGTATGTCGGAACGGTTGGCGTGCAAGGCCGTTAAGCTGGCACGCTCCACCTACCGCCGGTTGCCACTGTCGCAGACACCGACCGTTCCGGATGCCATGATGAGGGCCTGGCTGCGTGCCTACGCCGTCAAACACCCCTGCCACGGGTTCCGGCGTGCCTGGGCGGCGTTGCGCTACGACGAGCGCCGTGAGGTCAACAAGAAAAAGATCCACCGCCTGTGGCGCGAGGAGGGCCTCCAGATCAAGGTGCACAGTCCGTGTAAGCGGGCCGGCATCTCGTCGATTCCGCCGGTGGCCGCCGATGCGCCCAACGTGGTGTGGGCGATCGACTTTCAGTTCGACTCCACCATCGACGGCAAGGCCATCAAGATTGCCTCGATGATCGATGAACACACCCGACTGTCGCTGCTGCACCTGGTGGAGCGCTCGATCACCGGCGAGCGGCTGGTGTTCGAGTTGGAGAAAGCCTTCGCCGCCGCCGGCGGCCCACCGAAGGTGCTACGGATGGACGACGGACCGGAGATGGTTTCTCAAGCGCTGCAACGATTCCGCGAGAACAAGACCGGCATGGTGTACATCCCGCCGGGCTGCCCGTGGGACAACGGCTACATCGAATCGTTCAACAACCGCCTGCGGAAGGAGTGCCTCAACCGCAACTACTGGAACACCCTGTTCGGGGCCCGAGTCGTCACCGGCGACTTCAAGGCCGAACACAACACCCGCCACCGCCATCCTGCTCTGGGCTACCTGACACCGGCCGAGTAG
- a CDS encoding DUF2290 domain-containing protein codes for MAKTRVARAAIAGRIQQELSDLITDLIGLGMVDHQNYSAITMGADDSWQVAQPGAQLHLSLKSRPYEDIYLELIGAGCYNLLFLDGAIVQLSYDGIGERVVRHRLAYLPSPSLRPYQDDPELYLLEKHFVEIVGHQVVPVPVRFDFDDRAGVSRDVIHPVSHVTLGQYQHCRIPVTAPVSPRCFVEFILNSFYSTPESARISLRSHVEPWATTITPRERSVVHVNLGEPTGR; via the coding sequence ATGGCTAAGACCCGCGTCGCCAGAGCGGCCATAGCTGGCCGGATTCAACAGGAACTGTCTGACCTCATCACCGACCTGATCGGGCTCGGAATGGTTGACCATCAGAACTATTCGGCGATCACCATGGGCGCTGACGACAGTTGGCAGGTCGCTCAGCCCGGAGCTCAACTGCATCTTTCTTTGAAGAGCCGGCCGTACGAGGACATTTATCTGGAGTTGATCGGCGCCGGATGTTACAACCTGCTTTTTCTTGACGGTGCGATAGTTCAGCTGTCCTACGACGGGATTGGTGAGCGCGTGGTACGGCATCGCTTGGCCTACTTGCCATCCCCGAGCCTGCGTCCCTATCAGGATGATCCAGAGTTGTACCTGTTAGAAAAGCACTTCGTTGAGATTGTCGGGCATCAAGTGGTGCCTGTGCCGGTTCGATTTGACTTCGACGACCGTGCCGGTGTCTCGCGTGATGTGATCCACCCGGTTTCGCACGTTACGTTGGGGCAGTACCAGCATTGCCGAATCCCCGTGACCGCGCCTGTGAGTCCGCGGTGCTTCGTCGAGTTCATCCTAAACAGCTTTTATTCCACACCGGAGAGCGCGCGAATCTCGTTGCGAAGCCATGTTGAACCTTGGGCGACCACGATCACACCGCGTGAACGTAGTGTTGTGCACGTCAACCTTGGAGAGCCTACTGGTCGTTAA
- a CDS encoding DEAD/DEAH box helicase, with protein sequence MAIEIIRGTTTKPAATEELIRLFQEESEVDGQLIIGFPNLGGQIGEAGADALWLSATFGPVLFDLVEGTSVGDFAARQDDLFRLFHGRLFNNRGLVKDRHLIVDVQVVTFAPRILDRTVESLSGGTALIANRENLFDVIGTRLPPQNLDGETFDTLLSAAQSISSIRRARQTRVTAKADSRGARLLKLESSISTLDNKQHHAVIETIDGVQRIRGLAGSGKTIILALKAAYLHGRHPTWTIAVTFYTRSLKEQFKQLITTFCVEQSGVEPDWERLHIINAWGGRGGPDRTGVYKRFCDVNGVDYFDLGAASAEFGKSAAFEGAVTRALAQAKDPQPVYDVILVDEAQDFPPEFLRMCYYMLGPERRLVYAYDELQSLTGDGLPDAATIFGRDSQGRPLVSFERTDYDQGARRDIVLEKCYRNSRPVLVSAHALGFGVYRVPRFSNDIGLVQIFEQTRLWHDIGYYVADGDLTDGHQVALARSPDSSPKFLEAHSPIEDLIQFHVFDSAADQNAFVADELERNLIADELRHDDVMVINPNPLTARANLGPLRKQLAEKGIDSHMAGVDLSADVFFAPGRKSITFTGIYRAKGNEAGMVYVVNAQEGNDSRANLAAIRNRLFTAITRSKAWVRVCGVGPEMKLLADEFARIQQSEYKLRFVYPTKGQREQISIVHREISNAEQEDISNAGRAVEKFIEGIQSGQLYKEDLPEGLLKQLRALLDDDQADG encoded by the coding sequence ATGGCAATCGAGATCATCCGCGGCACCACGACCAAACCAGCCGCTACAGAAGAATTGATCAGGTTGTTCCAGGAAGAATCGGAGGTAGACGGGCAGCTGATCATCGGCTTTCCAAACTTGGGCGGTCAGATCGGCGAGGCCGGTGCAGATGCGTTATGGCTCTCCGCAACATTCGGCCCAGTTCTATTCGACCTGGTAGAAGGAACCTCGGTTGGTGACTTTGCGGCACGCCAGGATGACCTTTTCCGTCTCTTTCATGGACGTCTCTTCAACAATCGCGGACTGGTAAAGGACCGACATCTAATTGTTGACGTCCAAGTGGTGACGTTTGCTCCCCGGATCCTCGATCGCACGGTGGAATCGCTCAGCGGCGGCACCGCACTCATCGCCAACCGGGAAAACCTGTTCGATGTCATCGGAACGAGGCTCCCCCCCCAGAATCTCGATGGGGAGACCTTTGACACGTTGCTGTCTGCAGCGCAGAGCATATCGTCGATCCGCCGCGCACGGCAGACACGCGTTACCGCCAAGGCGGATTCACGGGGTGCGCGACTGCTGAAGCTAGAGAGTTCGATCTCCACTCTCGACAACAAGCAACACCATGCGGTCATCGAGACGATCGACGGCGTCCAACGCATTCGCGGCCTGGCAGGTTCTGGGAAGACGATCATCTTGGCGCTAAAGGCTGCGTACCTGCACGGGCGACATCCCACCTGGACAATCGCAGTGACGTTCTACACCCGGTCTTTAAAAGAGCAGTTCAAACAACTCATCACGACCTTCTGTGTCGAGCAGTCTGGCGTGGAGCCCGACTGGGAACGGCTACACATCATCAATGCCTGGGGCGGTCGAGGCGGTCCAGACCGCACCGGAGTGTATAAGCGGTTTTGTGATGTCAACGGGGTAGATTACTTCGACTTAGGCGCGGCATCAGCAGAGTTCGGAAAGTCTGCAGCCTTCGAGGGTGCGGTTACGCGAGCCCTCGCCCAAGCGAAAGACCCGCAACCCGTCTATGACGTGATCCTCGTCGATGAAGCCCAGGATTTTCCTCCTGAGTTTCTGCGTATGTGCTACTACATGCTGGGCCCAGAGCGTCGTTTGGTCTATGCATATGACGAATTGCAGAGTCTCACGGGTGATGGACTACCCGATGCCGCCACGATATTTGGCAGGGACAGCCAAGGACGTCCGCTCGTCTCGTTCGAACGGACGGATTACGACCAAGGCGCACGTCGTGACATCGTGTTGGAGAAGTGTTACCGCAACTCGCGTCCGGTCTTGGTGTCGGCCCACGCATTGGGGTTCGGTGTATACCGGGTGCCGAGATTCTCCAATGATATTGGATTGGTCCAAATTTTTGAACAGACCCGACTGTGGCACGACATTGGATACTACGTCGCCGATGGCGACCTCACGGACGGACACCAAGTCGCGCTTGCTCGATCGCCAGATAGTAGCCCTAAGTTCCTGGAGGCCCACTCGCCCATTGAAGACCTTATCCAGTTCCACGTCTTCGATAGTGCCGCTGACCAGAACGCGTTCGTCGCCGATGAACTCGAACGGAATCTCATTGCGGATGAACTCCGTCATGACGACGTAATGGTCATCAACCCCAATCCGTTGACCGCGCGGGCGAATCTTGGTCCTTTGCGAAAACAGTTGGCCGAGAAGGGAATCGATAGTCACATGGCCGGTGTTGATCTGTCGGCCGATGTCTTCTTTGCGCCTGGAAGAAAGTCGATTACGTTCACTGGTATCTACAGGGCGAAGGGTAATGAGGCTGGGATGGTGTACGTCGTCAACGCCCAAGAGGGCAACGACAGCCGTGCAAATCTCGCTGCAATCCGCAATCGACTCTTCACTGCGATAACCAGAAGCAAAGCGTGGGTACGTGTTTGTGGCGTGGGGCCTGAAATGAAGTTATTGGCTGATGAATTCGCCCGTATTCAACAGTCTGAATATAAACTTCGGTTCGTATACCCGACGAAGGGGCAGAGGGAACAGATCAGCATCGTGCACCGTGAGATCAGTAACGCGGAACAGGAAGACATCTCGAATGCCGGGCGGGCTGTTGAGAAGTTCATCGAGGGCATTCAATCGGGGCAGCTCTATAAGGAAGACCTCCCTGAAGGACTGTTGAAACAGCTTCGTGCGTTGCTCGACGACGATCAGGCCGATGGCTAA
- a CDS encoding putative quinol monooxygenase: MIFIVVKFTAKPEYVERFPDKVAEFTAATRDEPGNLWFEWSRSLDDPSVYVLVEAFRDDAGAAHVTSAHFKRFIEEAPAYLAATPQIINTTIDATGWSQMAEMTVG; the protein is encoded by the coding sequence GTGATTTTCATCGTCGTCAAGTTCACCGCCAAGCCCGAGTATGTCGAGCGCTTTCCCGACAAGGTGGCCGAGTTCACCGCCGCGACCCGCGACGAGCCGGGCAATCTGTGGTTCGAGTGGTCACGCAGCCTCGACGACCCGTCGGTGTACGTGTTGGTCGAGGCATTCCGCGACGATGCCGGAGCGGCACACGTGACGAGCGCGCACTTCAAGAGGTTCATCGAGGAGGCGCCTGCCTATCTGGCGGCCACGCCACAGATCATCAACACGACCATCGACGCGACCGGGTGGTCGCAGATGGCCGAGATGACCGTCGGCTGA
- a CDS encoding CGNR zinc finger domain-containing protein: MIFTHDTEITLHAASVLVNSDRVDGDQLADMRALDAYLDSFGWTGRRDRDDAELVSVHRLRKRLGAIWAAADDEEEAVRLVNALLSETKASPWLTRHPEMPEWHLHLASVDDPLWQRMGAEIAMAVADVIRGGELRRLKICAAPDCEAVLTDLSKNRSKRFCDTGNCGNRQHVAAYRQRLRGE; the protein is encoded by the coding sequence ATGATTTTCACTCATGACACGGAGATCACACTTCACGCTGCGTCCGTGCTGGTCAACAGCGACCGTGTGGATGGCGATCAACTCGCCGACATGCGGGCCCTCGACGCGTATCTGGACAGTTTCGGGTGGACCGGCCGGCGTGATCGTGATGACGCCGAACTGGTCTCGGTGCACCGGTTGCGCAAGCGGCTCGGCGCGATCTGGGCCGCCGCCGACGACGAAGAGGAAGCCGTCCGGTTGGTCAACGCCCTGCTGAGCGAGACCAAGGCCTCGCCGTGGCTCACCCGCCATCCGGAGATGCCCGAATGGCATCTGCACCTGGCGTCGGTGGACGACCCGCTGTGGCAGCGCATGGGCGCCGAGATCGCGATGGCGGTGGCCGACGTGATCCGCGGCGGCGAACTCCGCCGGCTCAAGATCTGTGCGGCACCCGACTGCGAGGCCGTGCTGACCGACCTGTCGAAGAACCGGTCGAAGAGGTTCTGCGACACCGGCAACTGCGGCAACCGCCAGCACGTCGCCGCGTACCGGCAGCGGCTGCGCGGGGAGTGA